A single window of Dermochelys coriacea isolate rDerCor1 chromosome 14, rDerCor1.pri.v4, whole genome shotgun sequence DNA harbors:
- the CDC42EP4 gene encoding cdc42 effector protein 4 isoform X2, whose amino-acid sequence MGSEKSGCSLLTPPQPQYGDAGMVTAAEEDSETSLPSPAPLAGTMPILKQLVSNSAHSKRRSRADLTAEMISAPLGDFRHTMHVGRAGDAFGDTSFLNSKAGEPESPEELGSSKPSLLSRKFRSSKRSQSVTRGDRRDMLGSLRDSAIFVKNAVSLPQLTEKEADKSAGKLPKSLSSSPVKKAPEEAAAPEEKPRPNGSGNRPQSPGLDERDFGDLMDLPVVVPKSSYGMKHAESIMSFHIDLGPSMLGDVLSIMDKDQWDQDKDLGAMVPEEPQRDGGPTRVPAAHRLNQEGKPLPDSLLMAPACQDESRAVAYSLDSVRSQGRRDSSSVSSCTAQGQEERRPSPERQSYGIPDGARHGPPKQHDKEFSFVDEEDDEIRV is encoded by the coding sequence gTGACTGCTGCGGAGGAGGACAGCGAGACCTCACTGCCTAGCCCAGCCCCCCTTGCTGGGACAATGCCGATCCTGAAGCAGCTCGTCTCCAACTCGGCCCACTCCAAGCGGCGCTCGCGGGCGGATCTGACGGCTGAGATGATCAGCGCCCCGCTGGGTGACTTCCGCCACACCATGCacgtgggcagagcaggggacgcCTTCGGGGACACCTCCTTCCTCAACAGCAAGGCCGGCGAGCCGGAGTCCCCTGAGGAGCTGGGCTCCTCCAAGCCCAGCCTGCTGTCCCGCAAGTTCCGCAGCAGCAAGCGGTCGCAGTCGGTGACGCGCGGCGACCGGCGGGACATGCTGGGCTCCCTGCGAGACTCGGCCATCTTCGTGAAGAATGCTGTCTCCCTGCCTCAGCTCACCGAGAAGGAGGCCGACAAAAGCGCCGGGAAGCTGCCCAAGAGCCTTTCCTCGAGCCCTGTCAAGAAGGCCCCAGAGGAGGCAGCTGCCCCGGAGGAGAAGCCGCGCCCCAACGGTTCAGGCAACCGGCCTCAGAGCCCCGGCCTGGACGAGCGCGATTTTGGGGACCTGATGGATTTGCCCGTCGTGGTGCCAAAGAGCAGCTATGGCATGAAGCACGCCGAGTCCATCATGTCCTTCCACATCGACCTGGGGCCCTCCATGCTGGGGGACGTCCTGAGCATCATGGATAAAGACCAATGGGACCAGGACAAAGACTTGGGCGCCATGGTACCTGAGGAGCCCCAACGGGATGGAGGCCCTACCCGGGTACCTGCAGCTCACCGGCTCAACCAGGAAGGGAAGCCCCTGCCAGATTCCCTGCTGATGGCGCCAGCCTGCCAGGATGAGAGCAGGGCCGTGGCCTACAGCCTGGACTCTGTCCGGAGCCAGGGCCGCAGGGACAGCAGTTCGGTTTCTAGCTGCACGGCACAGGGGCAGGAGGAGCGCCGCCCATCTCCCGAAAGACAGAGCTACGGGATCCCGGATGGCGCCCGGCACGGCCCCCCCAAACAGCATGACAAAGAGTTCTCCTTCGTGGATGAGGAGGACGACGAGATCCGAGTGTAG
- the CDC42EP4 gene encoding cdc42 effector protein 4 isoform X3: MPILKQLVSNSAHSKRRSRADLTAEMISAPLGDFRHTMHVGRAGDAFGDTSFLNSKAGEPESPEELGSSKPSLLSRKFRSSKRSQSVTRGDRRDMLGSLRDSAIFVKNAVSLPQLTEKEADKSAGKLPKSLSSSPVKKAPEEAAAPEEKPRPNGSGNRPQSPGLDERDFGDLMDLPVVVPKSSYGMKHAESIMSFHIDLGPSMLGDVLSIMDKDQWDQDKDLGAMVPEEPQRDGGPTRVPAAHRLNQEGKPLPDSLLMAPACQDESRAVAYSLDSVRSQGRRDSSSVSSCTAQGQEERRPSPERQSYGIPDGARHGPPKQHDKEFSFVDEEDDEIRV, from the coding sequence ATGCCGATCCTGAAGCAGCTCGTCTCCAACTCGGCCCACTCCAAGCGGCGCTCGCGGGCGGATCTGACGGCTGAGATGATCAGCGCCCCGCTGGGTGACTTCCGCCACACCATGCacgtgggcagagcaggggacgcCTTCGGGGACACCTCCTTCCTCAACAGCAAGGCCGGCGAGCCGGAGTCCCCTGAGGAGCTGGGCTCCTCCAAGCCCAGCCTGCTGTCCCGCAAGTTCCGCAGCAGCAAGCGGTCGCAGTCGGTGACGCGCGGCGACCGGCGGGACATGCTGGGCTCCCTGCGAGACTCGGCCATCTTCGTGAAGAATGCTGTCTCCCTGCCTCAGCTCACCGAGAAGGAGGCCGACAAAAGCGCCGGGAAGCTGCCCAAGAGCCTTTCCTCGAGCCCTGTCAAGAAGGCCCCAGAGGAGGCAGCTGCCCCGGAGGAGAAGCCGCGCCCCAACGGTTCAGGCAACCGGCCTCAGAGCCCCGGCCTGGACGAGCGCGATTTTGGGGACCTGATGGATTTGCCCGTCGTGGTGCCAAAGAGCAGCTATGGCATGAAGCACGCCGAGTCCATCATGTCCTTCCACATCGACCTGGGGCCCTCCATGCTGGGGGACGTCCTGAGCATCATGGATAAAGACCAATGGGACCAGGACAAAGACTTGGGCGCCATGGTACCTGAGGAGCCCCAACGGGATGGAGGCCCTACCCGGGTACCTGCAGCTCACCGGCTCAACCAGGAAGGGAAGCCCCTGCCAGATTCCCTGCTGATGGCGCCAGCCTGCCAGGATGAGAGCAGGGCCGTGGCCTACAGCCTGGACTCTGTCCGGAGCCAGGGCCGCAGGGACAGCAGTTCGGTTTCTAGCTGCACGGCACAGGGGCAGGAGGAGCGCCGCCCATCTCCCGAAAGACAGAGCTACGGGATCCCGGATGGCGCCCGGCACGGCCCCCCCAAACAGCATGACAAAGAGTTCTCCTTCGTGGATGAGGAGGACGACGAGATCCGAGTGTAG